From Tiliqua scincoides isolate rTilSci1 chromosome 2, rTilSci1.hap2, whole genome shotgun sequence, the proteins below share one genomic window:
- the LOC136639204 gene encoding vomeronasal type-2 receptor 26-like → MTAAGVPRLLLLLLVPVAWGGLKAKCPQSVIREQKELLNYYRPGDYILSGAVSTTSVFFQPRPLTEPPSTTISWKAGTRNWLILSFLFATEKINRDPRLLPNVTLGYNIYNTYSDVRVTSDALVDLLSTGETRVPNYSCGKQRRLLAVLEGAEADLSSHISAMSSAYKIPQVSYAFTARGLNDRTRAPFFYRTVPKEPQFVGVVGLLLHFQWSWVALVAPDTDNGERFIRTLTPLLTQSGICVAYSQSISGITTNTNVVIRWTRCRERLQPLTWDLMERTLALDSYAIHSAVQAVAQALHAASSSRLRRRVVEAGGSLEVLRVQPWQLHPFLRNFGVYNTSLDGLYLDGDGDLAADFDILNWVVFPNKSVVRVTIGSLARRHSPPGLHVTIDQGAIEWLERFNQTLPQSRCTASCHPGYSKLIQEGRPLCCYACARCAEGTVSSHEDADHCDKCPEDQHPNKAQTQCVPKVITFLSYEDYLGALLASFALLFSLTTSLVLGAFIKHRETPVVKANNRDLSYVLLASLLLSFLSSFLFIGRPRRVTCLLRQTAFSIIFSLALSSVLAKTVTVVVAFMATKPGSRMRRWLGKGLANAIILSCSAVQLGLCTAWLGISPPFPDSDRHSQPGQIVLQCNAGSVTLFYGTLSYLGFLAAICFTGAFLARRLPGAFNEAKLLTFSMLVFCSVWVAFVPAYLSTKGKHTVAVQVFSILASSAGLLGCLFFPKCYIIFLRPDLNRKEQLMMKRKDSV, encoded by the exons atgactgcagcaggggtgcccagactgctgctgctgctcctggtccctgtggcctgggggggcctaaaggcaaaatgcccccagtctgtgatcagggagcagaaggagctgctCAATTATTACAGGCCAGGAGACTACATCCTCAGTGGGGCCGTTTCCACAACCAGCGTCTTCTTTCAGCCACGGCCCTTGACCGAGCCTCCCTCAACCACCATTTCCTG gaaagCAGGTACACGGAACTGgctcatcctgtccttcctgtttgccactgagaagatcaaccgggaccccaggctcttgcccaatgtcactctgggctacaACATCTACAACACCTATTCTGATGTCCGAGTGACTTCCGATGCCCTTGTAGACCTGCTTTCCACTGGAGAGACACGTGTTCCAAACTACAGCTGTGGAAAGCAGAGACGGCTGCTGGCAGTTCTTGAAGGGGCTGAAGCTGACCTCTCCAGCCATATTTCAGCCATGTCGTCTGCCTACAAAATTCCCCag gtcagttATGCTTTCACAGCTCGTGGTCTCAATGACAGAACTCGGGCCCCCTTTTTCTATCGGACAGTCCCCAAAGAGCCCCAGTTTGTTGGGGTGGTCGggctgctcctgcacttccagtggtcctgggtTGCTCTGGTTGCTCCAGACACTGACAATGGAGAGCGGTTCATCAGGACCTTGACGCCCCTGTTAACTCAGAGCGGCATTTGCGTCGCTTACTCCCAGAGCATTTCGGGGATAACTACGAATACGAATGTGGTGATCC GCTGGACAAGGTGCAGAGAAAGACTGCAGCCCCTGACTTGGGACCTGATGGAAAGAACCCTGGCCCTGGACAGCTATGCCATCCACAGCGCTGTCCAGGCCGTAGCGCAAGCCTTACACGCCGCATCTTCATCTCGACTCCGGCGGAGGGTGGTGGAGgccggaggcagcctggaggttcTGAGGGTGCAGCCATGGCAg ctccatcctttcctgaggAACTTTGGGGTCTACAACACTTCCCTGGACGGCCTGTATCTGGATGGGGACGGGGATCTGGCAGCCGACTTTGACATATTGAACTGGGTGGTTTTTCCCAACAAGTCTGTTGTCAGAGTGACAATTGGGAGTCTGGCAAGACGACACAGCCCACCAGGCCTCCACGTCACCATAGACCAGGGTGCCATTGAGTGGCTTGAACGGTTCAACCAG ACCCTGCCTCAGTCGAGGTGCACCGCCAGCTGCCACCCGGGATACAGCAAgctgattcaggaaggaaggccgCTGTGCTGCTACGCGTGTGCTCGGTGCGCAGAAGGGACCGTCTCCTCCCATGAAG atgcagatcattgcgacaagtgtccagaagaccagcatccaaacaaggcccAGACTCAGTGTGTCCCCAAAGTCATAACTTTCCTGTCCTACGAAGACTATCTGGGGGCCCTTCTGGCGTCTTTCGCCCTGCTCTTCTCTCTAACCACGAGTTTAGTGTTAGGAGCTTTCATTAAACACCGGGAGACTCcagtagtcaaggccaacaaccgggacctctcctacgtccttcttgcctccctcctgctctcctttttgtcctcctttctgttcatcggccggccaaggagggtgacctgcctcctccgccaaacggccttcagcatcatcttctccctggctctctcctctgtcttggccaaaaccgtcaccgtggtggtggccttcatggccaccaaaccaggaagcaggatgcggaggtggctggggaaggggtTGGCCAACGCCATCATCCTCTCGTGCTCCGCTGTCCAGCTCGGCCTCTGCACCGCCTGGTTGGGAATatctccacccttcccagactccgACAGGCACTCCCAGCCCGGCCAAATCGTCCTGCAGTGCAACGCGGGGTCCGTCACCCTGTTCTACGGCACCCTCAGCTACCTGGGCTTCCTGGCTGCCATCTGCttcacaggggccttcctggccaggcggctgcccggggccttcaacgaggccaagctgctcaccttcagcatgctggtcttctgcagcgtctgggtggcctttgtgcccgcctacctgagcacgaaagggaagcacacggtggccgtgcaggtcttctccatcctggcctccagcgctgggctgctgggctgcctctttttccccaaatgctacattatttttctgaggccagatctgaatagaaaggaacagctgatgatgaaaaggaaagataGTGTCTGA